From the Nodularia sp. NIES-3585 genome, one window contains:
- the cobM gene encoding precorrin-4 C(11)-methyltransferase: MKDTLDIMPSTVYIVGAGPGDPDLLTVKAQKLLAIADVILFADSLIPEEILHLCRDDAEIIPTANKTLEEIIGLMVERVRSHKSVVRLHSGDPSLYSAVHEQMQLLAEANIPFEVIPGISAFQAAAAKLKIELTVPGLVQTIILTRISGRTEVPPTEELASLAAHQASLCLYLSARHIENAQAKLLEHYPAETPIAICYRIGWLDEKIMVVPLKEMADCTHKENLIRTTLYLISPALSPAKGRWATPRLSDGTLRERRSRLYNPEHSHIFRSSHH, encoded by the coding sequence ATGAAAGACACTTTAGATATTATGCCTTCAACTGTTTATATTGTGGGAGCAGGCCCAGGAGATCCTGATTTATTAACAGTCAAAGCCCAGAAACTGCTGGCTATTGCCGATGTAATCTTATTTGCTGATTCTTTAATCCCGGAAGAAATTTTGCATTTATGCCGAGACGATGCAGAAATTATTCCCACGGCAAATAAGACCTTAGAGGAGATTATAGGGCTAATGGTGGAACGGGTGCGATCGCATAAATCTGTGGTTCGTCTCCATTCCGGTGACCCCAGTCTTTACAGCGCTGTCCATGAGCAAATGCAACTCTTAGCTGAGGCAAATATTCCCTTTGAAGTTATCCCAGGTATTAGCGCCTTTCAAGCCGCAGCCGCCAAACTCAAAATAGAATTAACTGTCCCCGGTTTAGTTCAAACGATTATTCTCACACGCATCAGTGGACGTACAGAAGTCCCGCCAACAGAAGAATTAGCCAGCCTCGCCGCACATCAGGCTAGTCTTTGTCTTTATCTAAGTGCGCGTCACATTGAAAACGCCCAAGCTAAACTTCTAGAACACTACCCAGCCGAAACCCCCATAGCAATTTGCTATCGCATCGGATGGCTTGATGAGAAAATTATGGTTGTCCCCCTGAAGGAAATGGCAGACTGCACCCATAAAGAAAACCTAATTCGCACCACACTTTACCTAATTAGTCCAGCACTTTCTCCAGCAAAAGGGCGATGGGCTACGCCCCGGCTTTCCGACGGAACGCTCCGCGAAAGGCGATCGCGATTATATAATCCAGAACATAGCCATATATTTCGCTCATCGCATCATTAG
- a CDS encoding phenylpyruvate tautomerase MIF-related protein, producing MPLIKVQTSVFAPQKTDIETMLKNLSSKLAKHLGKPESYVMTAFEPGISMTFAGTTDPVCYVEIKSIGTMKPDQTKAMSQDFCQEINQSLGIPENRIYIEFADAKSTMWGWNGSTFG from the coding sequence ATGCCTTTAATTAAAGTCCAAACTTCTGTATTTGCTCCCCAAAAAACCGATATTGAGACAATGCTGAAGAACTTATCCAGCAAATTAGCAAAACATCTGGGTAAACCTGAATCTTATGTCATGACAGCTTTTGAACCCGGTATTTCTATGACCTTTGCCGGGACAACAGACCCAGTTTGCTATGTTGAAATTAAAAGTATCGGCACAATGAAGCCAGACCAGACCAAAGCCATGAGTCAGGACTTTTGCCAAGAGATTAACCAAAGTTTGGGAATACCAGAAAATCGAATTTATATAGAATTTGCGGATGCTAAAAGTACAATGTGGGGTTGGAATGGCTCAACCTTTGGTTAA
- a CDS encoding DivIVA domain-containing protein has product MLQPHLSNGQPNDNGSYPSSEESPNGTGSVDILQELNRLEDLILYGFCIPLIGRTLVDEDKLIEQIDYIRISLPATFQEAAIILQQKEEVLLEAEEYGQQIIEIAQAKRAQILAESDIIRQVEQEAEQLRRQVQQECEAMMQATLTEIDQKRRMCQEELDELRQTAIAQAHDIENGADEYADNVLEGIEQDLKDMLRILTNGRQQLRHDVPSQRNSHPPQKK; this is encoded by the coding sequence ATGCTACAACCACACCTCTCCAATGGCCAACCCAATGACAACGGAAGCTATCCCTCCTCTGAAGAGTCTCCCAACGGAACGGGAAGCGTAGACATTCTACAGGAACTCAATCGTTTAGAGGATTTAATTCTCTATGGTTTTTGTATTCCTCTGATTGGACGCACTCTAGTAGATGAAGATAAGCTGATTGAACAGATTGACTATATTCGGATTTCGTTACCAGCAACTTTTCAGGAAGCAGCCATTATCCTGCAACAAAAAGAAGAGGTTTTGCTGGAGGCTGAAGAGTATGGACAGCAAATTATTGAGATAGCTCAAGCTAAAAGAGCGCAAATTTTAGCTGAAAGTGATATTATTAGGCAGGTTGAACAAGAAGCCGAACAGTTGCGGCGACAAGTTCAGCAGGAGTGTGAGGCAATGATGCAAGCAACTCTGACTGAAATTGATCAAAAGCGGCGTATGTGCCAAGAAGAGTTGGATGAACTGCGACAAACTGCGATCGCTCAAGCCCATGATATTGAAAATGGCGCTGATGAATACGCTGATAATGTCCTTGAAGGTATCGAGCAAGACTTGAAGGATATGTTACGTATTCTTACGAATGGGCGGCAGCAATTACGACACGATGTCCCATCACAGCGCAATTCACATCCTCCTCAGAAGAAATAA
- a CDS encoding SDR family oxidoreductase, whose product MTNVTASVEDLVLVAGATGGVGQLVTANLLEKGMKVRILTRNAAKAAKMFNQKVEIAVGDIRDISTLPPAMQDINYIICCTGTTAFPSERWEFEPKPNLLEWGRILMDSEYRDRTAKNNPPKVDAEGVSNLVSVAPSHLKCFVFVSSVGVHRKDQPPFNILNAFGVLDAKEKGEQAIINSGLPYTIIRPGRLIDGPYTSYDLNTLLKAKTGGKQGVIVENGDKLAGDASRIDVAAACVESIFHPSTANKAFNLVNKGTRPPVIHWETIFSQLTQ is encoded by the coding sequence ATGACGAATGTAACAGCCTCCGTGGAAGATTTAGTGCTAGTTGCTGGTGCTACTGGTGGCGTAGGACAACTTGTCACGGCCAATTTGCTAGAGAAGGGGATGAAAGTGCGTATCCTCACCCGCAACGCCGCCAAAGCCGCAAAAATGTTTAATCAAAAGGTAGAAATTGCTGTAGGTGACATCCGAGACATCAGCACACTCCCCCCAGCCATGCAGGATATCAACTACATTATCTGTTGTACTGGGACAACTGCTTTTCCTTCTGAAAGATGGGAATTTGAACCCAAACCCAACTTATTAGAATGGGGAAGAATTTTAATGGACTCAGAATATCGCGATCGCACAGCCAAGAATAACCCCCCAAAAGTAGATGCTGAAGGTGTCAGCAACTTAGTATCAGTAGCACCTTCCCATCTGAAATGCTTCGTTTTCGTCTCTTCTGTGGGAGTTCACCGTAAAGACCAGCCACCATTTAATATTCTCAACGCCTTTGGTGTCCTTGATGCCAAAGAAAAAGGTGAACAAGCCATCATCAATTCCGGATTACCCTATACGATTATCCGTCCAGGACGCTTAATTGATGGACCGTACACATCCTACGACCTCAACACCTTACTCAAGGCCAAGACAGGCGGAAAACAAGGCGTAATAGTAGAAAATGGCGACAAACTTGCAGGAGATGCTAGCCGTATTGACGTAGCTGCTGCGTGTGTAGAGTCTATTTTTCACCCATCCACAGCCAACAAAGCCTTTAATTTAGTTAACAAAGGCACAAGACCACCTGTAATACACTGGGAAACAATTTTTTCCCAACTAACTCAATAG
- a CDS encoding nuclear transport factor 2 family protein, translating into METRREYRRTFSKLISILWHRVTLITLAVTFVLLIGGRFEPANASQPNAQLEIQKLTTCYALGTDAIGSGNVLEGKNIYQDCFTPDAVITAVFPDGASQTLIGTDAWADFVASVFQNNGYVATQHLIGTLNISVQGNQAQMSSYLHATHKISDTSIDVANGTYEDEVVKVNGRWKIQRRTLKLITFLNLSSPPTTTLGTDN; encoded by the coding sequence ATGGAAACAAGAAGAGAATACAGGCGAACATTTTCAAAGTTAATCTCAATTTTGTGGCATCGTGTTACCTTAATCACCCTAGCAGTTACTTTTGTCTTGCTGATTGGGGGTAGGTTTGAGCCAGCAAATGCAAGTCAACCTAACGCGCAATTAGAAATTCAAAAATTAACAACCTGTTACGCCCTGGGAACTGACGCTATTGGTAGTGGAAATGTTTTAGAAGGAAAAAATATTTATCAAGATTGTTTTACTCCTGATGCAGTTATCACAGCAGTTTTTCCTGATGGCGCTAGTCAAACTCTGATAGGAACAGATGCATGGGCGGATTTCGTGGCTTCAGTTTTCCAAAATAATGGCTATGTGGCTACTCAACACCTGATTGGGACGCTAAATATCTCTGTTCAAGGGAACCAAGCCCAGATGTCTTCTTATCTCCATGCAACGCACAAAATTTCGGATACTAGCATTGATGTAGCTAATGGGACTTATGAGGATGAGGTTGTGAAAGTAAATGGGCGTTGGAAAATTCAACGTCGTACTCTCAAATTGATCACTTTTTTGAATCTGAGTTCTCCACCAACTACTACCTTAGGGACTGACAATTAA
- the coaD gene encoding pantetheine-phosphate adenylyltransferase, producing the protein MIAIYPGSFDPITLGHLDIIQRGSRLFDQVIVAVLRNPHKIPLFTVEERLAQIRRTTKHLSNVEVDGFDGLTVNYAHKREAQVLLRGLRAISDFEVELQMAHTNNTLSTEIETVFLATSNEYSFLSSSVVKEIARFGGSVDHLVPQQIALDIYKCYNHTSPMANPMTTEAIPPLKSLPTEREA; encoded by the coding sequence GTGATTGCTATATACCCTGGCAGCTTTGACCCTATCACTTTAGGTCACCTTGATATCATTCAGCGTGGTAGTCGGCTGTTTGACCAGGTGATTGTTGCTGTACTGCGAAATCCTCACAAAATACCTCTGTTTACTGTGGAGGAAAGGCTGGCTCAGATTCGTCGGACTACTAAACATCTCTCTAATGTGGAAGTGGACGGTTTTGACGGTCTGACTGTCAACTATGCCCATAAACGAGAAGCACAGGTTTTATTACGGGGTTTACGGGCAATTTCTGACTTTGAAGTGGAACTGCAAATGGCTCATACTAATAACACTCTTTCAACTGAAATAGAAACAGTTTTTCTAGCCACATCAAATGAGTATAGTTTTTTAAGTAGTAGTGTGGTAAAAGAGATTGCAAGGTTTGGTGGATCTGTTGATCATCTTGTTCCCCAACAAATTGCCCTAGATATATACAAATGCTACAACCACACCTCTCCAATGGCCAACCCAATGACAACGGAAGCTATCCCTCCTCTGAAGAGTCTCCCAACGGAACGGGAAGCGTAG
- a CDS encoding ATP-binding sensor histidine kinase, with protein sequence MANLTGYEIKSTLHEGIQTVIYQIQIPNTQQRVVLKVLKNEYPTLEALTRLKNEYQIQQDLDHPHIVKAISLETFDNRMGLLLEDFGGESLAQILQLKKLNLVNYLNIAIQITQALDYLHNHQIIHKDIKPSNIIINLQTSIVKLTDFGIASRLNQENPQFTNPNSVEGTLAYMSPEQTGRMNRILDYRSDFYSLGVTLYEILTKKIPFFSEDPLEIVYSHIAVTPVNPQSLDPEIPANISAIVMKLMAKNAEDRYQSHAGLLADLELCLHHLNNSSEITNFVPGRLDVLSQLLIPQKLYGRDQQLQELLAAFENVTSGSSEIMLISGYSGIGKSALVNEVNKPITRQQGYFISGKFDQLKRNVPYAPLIHAFADLMRYLLTENNEKIKAWRNKVLAALGSNGQVIINVIPEVELIIGKQPEVPQVGATESQNRFHCVFQQFIKVFAQKEHPLVIFLDDLQWADSATLNLVKILMSDINSKYLLLIGAYRDNEVSSAHPLIQTIKDIKVAGVVVNNIVLPSLDLENVTQLITETLQESCFIENSAKENNQRLIVLAELIWNKTGGNPFFITQLIQVLYQDTLLKFDFKAAEWQWSLPEIQAIGITDKNIVELVASRLEKLPRFTQDVLKLAACVGDSFSLDVLSIIHEQSPSLTAQNLYSALQAGLILPLSEAYRIPLVFNQAEAINLNFDSSRVGYKFLHDRVQQAAYSLIPESQKKLTHFKIGQLLLKNTPQEEIESNIFDIVNQLNIGIIYLVEQSDKTELARLNLIAGCKAKAATAYEAALKYLETGIELLSTDAWQTEYKLTIALYDGAAEVAYLSGKFEQMQQWTEVVLQQAKTLLDKVKVYELKMIASTVQSQQLEAIQTALSILQLLGINFPHEPTASDFQQGMDDITTNLKGKAMDSVPPLAIARSRSVSERLSAVPEAIADLINLPLMTDPNKIAAMKILMGVLPAAFQTAPAMMPIIACEMVNLSLKYGNTAVSAYGYSLYALILCGVQGEIDSGYEFGKLAFSLVSQFNSTELKAKILTVISAHVLHWKEHIRETFLTSNTGYACGLETGDLEYAGYCGYIYPYHSFWLGKEILGLEKELIAYCDSLKKIKQQVALTWNQIYLQTVINLKSNPENISCLLGDAYNEQTMLPVHQKYNDLYTINHLFTNKLMLSYLFGEYDQAVENAVIAEKSLGGVTGLFVVPLFYFYDSLAQLAIYCNAQESEQKSILEKVATNQQKMQLWATHAPMNHLHKFYLVEAERYRVLGEKLAAMEYYENAIAKSQENGYLQEEALAYELAGVFYQALGKELIHQTYITKAYYTYIRWGAIAKVKHLESKYPFLVKQTSNAEISPLKSGMTQIATKTTTSSDFSDVLDFDTFIKFSQAITNEIVLENLLSKLIKTLLQNAAAQKALLFLFKNNQLYLEASGTEFDDEVIVLQSIPIETYQELPISIVNYVLRTQKIVVLNDATLAEQFNGDRYIEKSQCKSIFCLPIIYQTQLTGIIYLENKLTTGAFIPERVEVLKILVSQMAIAIENACLFAREQDKTRQLEKAIKDLQATQIQLMQSEKMSSLGNLIAGVAHEINNPVGFISGSIGQAKDAVIDLIDYLEMYQAKFPNPGAEIQQKAAEIEIDYLLKDLPQIIDSMKLSTQRIRNISTSLRTFSRADTTSKLSANIHEGIDSTLLILQHRLKANHRRPAIEIIKNYGNIPKLKCYLGQLNQVFMNILANAIDALDEAVSGSTYAENQAKPTQIITIKTQLSENHQNVIIKIKDNGKGMTEEVKSCIFDHLFTTKPVGQGTGLGLSISQKIIEEKHNGSFTCESVLGEGTEFIISIPL encoded by the coding sequence ATGGCAAACCTGACTGGATACGAAATAAAATCCACTCTCCACGAAGGAATTCAGACTGTTATCTATCAAATACAAATACCCAACACGCAACAGCGAGTTGTTCTCAAAGTTCTCAAAAATGAATATCCTACCCTGGAAGCCTTGACTCGCCTGAAAAATGAGTATCAAATTCAGCAAGATTTAGACCATCCTCATATAGTTAAAGCTATCAGCCTGGAAACATTTGACAATCGTATGGGATTGTTGTTAGAAGATTTTGGGGGTGAGTCTTTGGCACAAATTCTACAACTCAAAAAGCTCAATTTAGTTAACTATTTAAATATTGCTATTCAAATAACTCAAGCTTTAGATTATTTACATAATCATCAAATTATTCACAAAGATATTAAGCCCAGTAATATTATTATAAATCTCCAAACAAGTATTGTTAAACTCACTGATTTTGGCATAGCTTCCCGCCTCAATCAAGAAAATCCCCAGTTTACTAACCCCAACTCTGTTGAAGGTACACTTGCTTATATGTCTCCTGAACAAACTGGGAGAATGAATCGAATTCTTGATTATCGGAGTGATTTTTATTCTCTGGGTGTGACTTTATATGAAATCCTCACTAAGAAAATACCATTTTTTAGCGAAGACCCCTTAGAGATAGTTTACAGTCATATTGCTGTTACCCCAGTAAACCCGCAGTCATTAGATCCAGAAATACCTGCCAATATATCAGCAATTGTGATGAAGTTGATGGCGAAAAATGCGGAAGATAGATATCAAAGTCATGCAGGATTATTAGCTGATTTAGAGTTATGTCTTCACCATTTGAACAATTCTAGTGAAATTACTAATTTTGTTCCTGGACGTTTAGACGTATTAAGTCAGCTATTAATTCCACAAAAATTATATGGGCGTGACCAACAGCTTCAAGAACTTTTAGCCGCATTTGAAAATGTTACATCTGGAAGTAGCGAAATCATGCTAATTTCCGGTTATTCTGGTATTGGTAAATCGGCATTAGTTAATGAAGTAAATAAACCAATTACTCGCCAACAAGGTTATTTTATTTCTGGGAAGTTTGACCAATTAAAACGAAATGTTCCCTACGCTCCTTTAATTCATGCTTTTGCTGACTTAATGCGTTACTTATTAACAGAGAATAATGAAAAAATAAAAGCATGGCGAAATAAAGTGTTGGCAGCATTAGGAAGCAATGGACAAGTTATTATTAATGTGATTCCAGAAGTGGAATTAATTATTGGTAAACAGCCAGAAGTTCCTCAAGTGGGAGCAACGGAATCACAAAACCGTTTCCATTGTGTTTTTCAACAGTTTATTAAAGTCTTTGCTCAAAAAGAACACCCCTTAGTTATATTTTTAGATGATTTGCAATGGGCAGATTCTGCCACATTAAATTTAGTTAAAATATTAATGAGTGATATTAACAGTAAATATTTATTATTAATTGGGGCATATAGAGATAATGAAGTCAGTTCAGCACATCCATTAATTCAAACAATAAAAGATATTAAAGTTGCTGGCGTAGTCGTTAACAATATTGTATTGCCATCTTTAGATTTAGAAAATGTAACTCAATTAATTACTGAAACTCTCCAGGAAAGTTGCTTTATTGAAAATTCTGCTAAAGAAAATAATCAAAGACTGATTGTGTTAGCTGAATTAATTTGGAATAAAACAGGAGGTAATCCATTTTTTATCACACAACTAATTCAGGTACTTTATCAAGATACACTCTTGAAGTTTGATTTTAAGGCTGCTGAATGGCAATGGAGTTTACCAGAAATTCAAGCAATTGGCATTACTGATAAAAATATCGTTGAACTAGTTGCTAGTCGCTTGGAGAAGCTACCAAGATTTACCCAAGATGTTTTAAAATTAGCAGCTTGTGTGGGTGACAGTTTTAGTCTGGATGTTTTATCAATCATTCATGAACAATCGCCCTCTTTGACTGCACAGAATTTGTATTCAGCTTTGCAAGCTGGCTTAATATTGCCTTTAAGTGAGGCTTACCGCATTCCTTTAGTCTTTAATCAAGCAGAAGCAATTAATTTAAATTTCGATAGTTCGCGGGTAGGTTATAAATTTTTGCATGACAGAGTACAGCAAGCGGCTTATTCGTTGATTCCTGAATCTCAGAAAAAACTGACTCATTTTAAAATCGGTCAGTTACTTTTAAAGAATACACCCCAGGAGGAAATAGAAAGCAATATTTTTGATATTGTTAATCAGTTAAATATCGGAATTATTTATTTGGTTGAGCAATCTGATAAAACTGAATTAGCCCGACTAAATTTAATTGCTGGATGTAAGGCAAAAGCTGCAACAGCTTACGAAGCGGCGCTGAAATACTTGGAAACTGGGATAGAACTTTTAAGTACAGATGCTTGGCAAACTGAATATAAGTTAACTATTGCTTTATATGATGGAGCCGCTGAAGTAGCCTATCTCAGTGGTAAGTTTGAGCAGATGCAGCAATGGACTGAAGTGGTGTTGCAACAAGCAAAAACTTTATTAGATAAAGTCAAAGTCTACGAATTAAAGATGATAGCTTCAACAGTCCAGAGCCAACAATTAGAAGCTATCCAGACGGCACTCTCAATTCTGCAATTGTTAGGGATAAATTTTCCCCATGAGCCAACGGCTTCTGATTTTCAGCAAGGAATGGATGACATTACTACTAACTTAAAAGGGAAAGCGATGGACTCAGTACCGCCTTTGGCGATTGCGCGTTCGCGTAGCGTGTCTGAAAGACTCAGCGCAGTGCCGGAGGCGATCGCAGATTTAATTAACTTACCATTAATGACTGACCCTAACAAGATTGCAGCAATGAAAATTTTAATGGGAGTTCTCCCGGCGGCTTTTCAAACTGCTCCGGCAATGATGCCAATTATTGCCTGTGAAATGGTCAATTTATCTTTAAAATATGGGAATACAGCCGTATCTGCTTATGGTTACAGTCTTTATGCCTTAATTCTGTGCGGAGTTCAAGGAGAAATTGATTCTGGCTATGAATTTGGTAAATTGGCTTTCAGTCTGGTATCACAATTCAACTCCACAGAACTTAAAGCTAAAATTCTCACAGTGATTAGCGCCCATGTTCTGCATTGGAAAGAACATATTAGAGAGACATTTTTAACATCTAACACTGGCTACGCTTGCGGTTTAGAAACTGGAGATTTAGAATACGCTGGCTATTGTGGTTATATTTATCCTTATCATTCATTTTGGCTAGGTAAAGAAATTTTGGGTTTAGAAAAGGAACTGATAGCTTACTGTGATTCACTCAAAAAAATCAAACAACAAGTAGCCTTAACTTGGAATCAAATATATTTACAAACAGTTATAAATTTAAAATCTAATCCTGAAAATATCTCCTGTCTATTAGGAGATGCATATAATGAGCAAACTATGCTACCAGTTCACCAAAAATATAATGACCTTTACACAATTAATCATTTATTTACTAATAAGCTAATGCTCTCTTATCTGTTTGGAGAGTATGATCAAGCTGTCGAAAATGCAGTGATAGCAGAAAAATCCTTAGGTGGAGTTACAGGGCTATTTGTTGTACCTCTGTTTTATTTTTATGATTCTTTAGCCCAACTAGCTATTTATTGTAATGCTCAAGAGTCTGAGCAAAAGTCTATTTTGGAAAAAGTCGCAACTAATCAGCAAAAAATGCAACTCTGGGCGACTCACGCCCCGATGAATCACTTACACAAATTTTATCTTGTGGAAGCTGAAAGGTATCGAGTTTTGGGCGAAAAATTGGCAGCAATGGAATACTATGAAAATGCCATTGCTAAATCACAGGAAAATGGTTATCTCCAAGAAGAAGCTTTAGCTTATGAGTTAGCTGGAGTGTTTTATCAAGCTTTAGGTAAAGAATTAATTCATCAAACTTATATAACCAAAGCTTATTATACATATATTCGTTGGGGTGCGATCGCTAAAGTGAAACATTTAGAATCAAAGTATCCTTTTTTAGTAAAACAAACCAGCAATGCTGAAATTTCTCCCTTAAAGTCAGGGATGACTCAGATTGCGACTAAAACTACTACCAGCAGTGATTTTAGTGATGTCCTAGATTTTGATACATTTATCAAGTTTTCCCAAGCGATTACTAATGAAATTGTTTTAGAAAATCTGTTGAGTAAATTAATCAAAACTTTACTCCAAAATGCTGCTGCACAGAAAGCATTATTATTTCTATTTAAAAATAATCAACTTTATCTAGAAGCCTCTGGTACTGAGTTTGATGATGAGGTGATAGTCTTACAATCTATTCCTATTGAAACCTACCAAGAGTTACCCATTTCTATTGTCAATTACGTTTTGAGAACGCAGAAAATTGTTGTCTTAAATGACGCGACACTTGCGGAACAATTTAATGGGGATAGATATATTGAAAAATCCCAATGTAAATCAATTTTTTGTTTACCAATTATTTACCAAACGCAGCTTACAGGCATTATTTATTTAGAAAATAAATTGACAACAGGTGCTTTTATTCCAGAAAGAGTAGAAGTATTAAAAATATTAGTTTCTCAAATGGCAATTGCTATAGAAAATGCCTGTTTATTTGCTAGAGAGCAAGATAAAACTCGACAATTAGAAAAAGCTATCAAAGATTTACAAGCGACACAAATCCAACTTATGCAAAGTGAAAAAATGTCTTCCTTGGGAAATTTAATAGCTGGGGTAGCACATGAAATTAATAACCCAGTTGGTTTTATTTCAGGTAGTATCGGACAAGCAAAAGATGCTGTAATTGATTTAATAGATTATCTAGAAATGTACCAAGCAAAATTTCCTAATCCTGGGGCAGAAATTCAACAAAAAGCCGCAGAAATCGAGATAGATTACCTGCTGAAAGATTTACCCCAAATCATTGATAGTATGAAATTGAGTACACAACGCATCCGTAATATCAGTACTTCTCTGCGGACTTTTTCCCGTGCTGATACTACATCTAAATTATCAGCAAATATTCACGAAGGCATTGATAGCACTTTGTTGATTTTACAACATCGCCTCAAAGCTAATCATCGTCGTCCCGCCATCGAAATTATTAAAAATTATGGAAACATTCCCAAACTAAAATGCTATTTAGGACAATTGAATCAGGTTTTCATGAATATATTAGCAAATGCTATTGACGCTTTAGATGAAGCCGTTAGTGGTTCTACTTATGCAGAAAATCAAGCTAAACCTACTCAAATAATCACAATTAAAACTCAATTATCTGAAAATCATCAAAATGTAATTATTAAGATAAAAGATAACGGCAAAGGCATGACAGAAGAAGTTAAATCATGTATTTTTGATCATTTATTTACGACTAAACCTGTCGGACAAGGTACGGGATTAGGATTATCTATCAGTCAAAAAATTATAGAAGAAAAGCACAATGGTAGTTTTACTTGTGAATCAGTTTTAGGAGAAGGAACGGAATTTATTATTTCTATTCCTCTATAA
- the lgt gene encoding prolipoprotein diacylglyceryl transferase, whose protein sequence is MVLDISTLPLAFQFTSPGPIIVEIGPISIRWYGLLIATAVLIGVSLSQYLAKRRHVNPELISDLSIWLVIGAIPAARLYYVVFQWSEYSQRPERIIAIWQGGIAIHGAIIGGTLAALIFAKVNQISFWQLTDLVAPALILGQAIGRWGNFFNSEAFGRPTDLPWKLYIPPQNRPPDLANFEYFHPTFLYESLWNLIVFALLITLFFRSLSGQPRWRLGTIFLTYLVAYSFGRLWIEGFRIDSLMLGSLRIAQVVSLMGILVGLAGLAWLYLLKRPLPDVVSPPRGDEGMRE, encoded by the coding sequence ATGGTTCTGGATATTTCCACTTTGCCTTTAGCGTTTCAATTCACCTCTCCAGGCCCAATTATCGTGGAGATAGGCCCAATCAGTATTCGCTGGTATGGCTTATTAATTGCCACAGCAGTATTAATCGGTGTTAGCCTTTCCCAGTATCTGGCAAAGCGCCGTCATGTTAACCCAGAGTTGATCAGTGATTTATCAATTTGGCTAGTGATTGGGGCGATTCCCGCAGCCCGGCTTTATTATGTTGTATTTCAATGGTCTGAATACTCCCAGCGCCCAGAACGCATCATCGCTATTTGGCAAGGAGGGATTGCAATTCATGGGGCAATTATTGGTGGTACTTTAGCAGCATTAATCTTTGCCAAAGTCAATCAAATATCTTTTTGGCAACTGACTGATTTAGTCGCTCCTGCGCTGATTTTAGGGCAAGCAATTGGACGTTGGGGAAATTTCTTTAACTCAGAAGCCTTTGGTCGTCCCACGGATTTACCTTGGAAGCTATATATTCCACCACAAAACCGTCCGCCCGATTTAGCTAATTTTGAATACTTCCATCCTACATTCCTCTACGAATCGCTGTGGAATTTAATCGTATTCGCCTTGCTAATTACTTTATTTTTTCGGAGTTTATCTGGCCAGCCGCGCTGGCGCTTAGGTACGATATTTTTAACTTATTTGGTAGCTTACAGCTTTGGCCGTCTGTGGATTGAAGGTTTTCGCATTGATAGCTTAATGCTCGGATCGCTTCGCATCGCCCAAGTAGTGAGTTTAATGGGCATTCTTGTGGGATTAGCTGGGTTGGCTTGGCTGTATTTACTTAAACGCCCTTTACCCGATGTAGTTTCGCCACCGAGAGGGGATGAGGGGATGAGGGAATGA
- a CDS encoding VOC family protein has translation MQSSTTPKTQLVAGNLRCVHHIALNVKDMQASRYFYGTVLGLHELTGDEVPATLIELVDTGKVANFVTPDGTILDLFWEPELSPADPNPEKKFTRAYHLAFDIDPRLFESAVAVLRENHIAIAHGPVTRPTGKGVYFYDPDGFMLEIRCNPE, from the coding sequence ATGCAATCTAGCACTACCCCCAAAACCCAGCTTGTAGCCGGAAATCTCCGTTGTGTGCATCATATTGCTCTCAACGTCAAGGATATGCAAGCTTCACGGTACTTTTACGGTACTGTTTTAGGCTTGCATGAACTTACAGGCGATGAAGTACCAGCCACCTTGATAGAACTTGTGGATACAGGAAAAGTCGCCAATTTTGTTACCCCTGATGGCACAATTTTAGATTTATTTTGGGAACCGGAATTATCACCAGCCGATCCCAATCCAGAAAAGAAATTTACCAGAGCATACCATCTCGCCTTTGATATAGATCCGCGATTATTTGAGTCAGCAGTGGCGGTACTGAGAGAAAATCACATAGCGATCGCTCATGGCCCAGTTACTCGCCCTACGGGTAAAGGTGTATACTTTTATGATCCAGATGGATTCATGCTAGAAATTCGATGCAATCCCGAATAA